The Aureispira anguillae genome contains a region encoding:
- a CDS encoding carboxypeptidase-like regulatory domain-containing protein has product MKKPSLSIVLFLIFGLSLNAQTPLDKGDAAYGARNFKDAAFHYGRAIMDNPGNTNLQMKLANCYRYLNKMNEAEKRYALVCKNPNTSPINFFNYGTVLQANKKYDKAIEWFGKYAIENKARAEKAQAACRFAKTQRSLQSAFVVTKETGVSHVAYDDYAPVLHKGKLLFTSARKIKIGSGVSSTTDNYVYQATRGATGQLSGLKIVKNAIEIAPQNNLTPFAVTLDEKTAVTTFNQFDNGVRHLYESAFINIGMELTSPKHGMKELAYIPAGDAFPQIGEEHSASFPCFANNGKTIYFAAYNLPGGYGGFDIWVIHQQGQGWSRPQNLGPNVNTSGDEVSPSIANNGHLFFASDHHKGFGGFDIFRSKKIGNVWKDVRNLGNQVNSSFDDLYFVFDAVTRIGYFSSNRDGFYNIYNALMKGSETLMPLVNEQEQTIVVVDPNKTNTTTTTTDKVDKIGGTKPNTSSTLTGTSGSVTQTNTGGYKPTANKTTEPPIDGYNNTTTNTNTNINTNTPTIGNKPTISPTGNGNTIPCAMNFYIGAVIDQETKRPLKGATVYIKNRKTGLENKIKDPTNHYGEYSVILDPLHDYTIAISKSGFKNLVFDVNTGNGGKKTLLGTRSMIASPMLQRDKYGSIINSETALTTNNKPTEDELVNPIKSTGKTFSYESNGIKMPKTGYLIQALVATNLTAAERLELSKYGNIITEARGNKKAFRVGIFADQAHLEKALTAIKATYRDAFKVPVELDNNHLGGRIALSSQVIYPLPEQKPLPVLDETPIQETPLAVEQPPVIKEKELNSWTNETLPEGVTPRGTADLSKPTVAFKVQLGAFKDANNTSFKNISHLGMIEKEKKSNGLTYFYISSFNTLDEARVARTKAKEGGVPAPFIVAFKNGVRVKISDVVN; this is encoded by the coding sequence ATGAAGAAGCCTAGTCTATCAATAGTGCTTTTCTTGATATTCGGACTGAGCTTAAATGCTCAAACACCTTTGGACAAAGGTGATGCTGCTTATGGAGCTCGAAATTTTAAAGATGCTGCATTTCATTACGGTCGTGCCATTATGGACAACCCTGGCAACACAAATTTGCAAATGAAGTTGGCCAACTGTTATCGTTATTTGAATAAAATGAACGAAGCAGAGAAAAGATATGCTTTGGTTTGTAAAAACCCGAATACCTCTCCAATCAATTTTTTCAATTATGGTACTGTTCTTCAAGCCAATAAAAAATACGATAAGGCAATAGAATGGTTTGGTAAATATGCGATAGAAAATAAGGCTCGTGCCGAAAAAGCACAAGCAGCTTGCCGCTTTGCCAAAACACAACGCAGTCTTCAATCGGCTTTTGTTGTCACCAAAGAAACGGGTGTTAGCCACGTTGCTTATGATGATTATGCTCCTGTTTTGCACAAAGGAAAACTATTGTTTACCTCTGCTCGAAAAATTAAAATTGGAAGTGGGGTTTCTTCTACAACAGATAATTATGTCTATCAAGCGACTAGAGGAGCGACAGGGCAATTGTCTGGTTTAAAGATTGTAAAAAATGCCATTGAAATTGCTCCTCAAAATAACTTAACGCCTTTTGCCGTTACGCTAGATGAGAAAACGGCGGTAACCACCTTCAATCAATTTGACAATGGAGTAAGGCATTTGTATGAGTCTGCTTTTATTAATATCGGAATGGAGCTTACCTCGCCCAAACATGGCATGAAAGAGTTGGCTTATATTCCCGCAGGTGATGCTTTCCCTCAAATCGGTGAAGAGCATTCGGCTTCTTTTCCTTGTTTTGCCAACAATGGAAAAACCATTTATTTTGCAGCTTATAATCTACCTGGCGGTTATGGAGGGTTTGATATTTGGGTCATTCACCAACAAGGGCAAGGTTGGTCAAGACCTCAAAACTTGGGTCCCAATGTAAATACTTCTGGCGATGAGGTGAGTCCTAGTATTGCGAATAATGGTCATCTGTTTTTTGCTTCTGACCACCACAAAGGTTTTGGAGGATTTGATATTTTTAGATCTAAAAAAATCGGCAATGTTTGGAAAGATGTCCGAAACTTGGGCAATCAAGTAAACTCTTCTTTTGACGATTTGTACTTTGTTTTTGATGCCGTTACCCGCATCGGTTACTTTTCTTCTAATAGAGATGGCTTTTATAACATTTACAATGCTTTGATGAAGGGTTCAGAAACCTTAATGCCATTGGTTAATGAGCAGGAACAAACCATTGTTGTTGTAGATCCTAATAAGACCAATACAACCACTACCACCACTGACAAAGTAGACAAGATAGGGGGCACCAAACCCAATACTTCATCTACACTTACAGGAACAAGTGGGTCAGTAACTCAAACCAATACAGGAGGATACAAACCAACAGCCAATAAAACAACAGAGCCTCCTATTGATGGTTACAATAATACAACTACGAATACCAACACGAACATCAATACCAATACACCAACAATCGGTAACAAACCCACGATTAGTCCTACAGGCAATGGAAATACAATTCCCTGCGCTATGAACTTTTATATTGGTGCCGTCATCGATCAAGAAACTAAACGCCCGCTAAAAGGAGCTACTGTTTATATCAAAAACCGCAAAACAGGACTTGAAAATAAAATAAAAGATCCGACCAATCATTATGGTGAATATTCTGTCATTTTGGATCCTTTACACGATTATACCATTGCCATTTCAAAATCTGGATTCAAAAATCTAGTTTTTGATGTAAATACAGGAAATGGAGGCAAAAAAACGCTATTAGGTACTCGTTCTATGATTGCTTCCCCTATGTTGCAACGAGATAAATACGGCAGTATTATCAATTCAGAAACAGCACTTACTACGAACAACAAACCAACGGAAGATGAATTAGTTAATCCTATAAAATCTACTGGAAAAACATTTTCGTACGAATCCAACGGTATTAAAATGCCTAAAACAGGGTATTTAATCCAAGCACTAGTTGCAACGAACCTAACCGCTGCAGAGCGCCTAGAATTGAGCAAATACGGTAACATTATCACCGAAGCAAGAGGCAATAAAAAAGCGTTTAGAGTAGGAATTTTTGCGGATCAAGCGCATCTAGAAAAAGCATTGACAGCTATTAAGGCAACCTACAGAGATGCCTTTAAGGTTCCTGTAGAGCTAGATAATAACCATTTGGGAGGGCGCATTGCCTTGAGCTCTCAAGTAATTTATCCACTTCCTGAACAGAAACCACTGCCTGTGTTGGATGAAACTCCTATCCAAGAAACACCTTTGGCAGTAGAGCAACCTCCTGTTATCAAAGAAAAAGAATTAAATTCTTGGACCAATGAGACTTTGCCTGAAGGGGTAACTCCTAGAGGCACTGCAGATTTATCGAAACCAACAGTAGCCTTCAAGGTACAACTTGGTGCATTTAAAGACGCTAACAATACATCATTTAAAAATATTAGCCATTTAGGAATGATTGAAAAAGAGAAAAAATCAAATGGCTTAACTTATTTTTATATCTCTAGTTTTAATACCTTAGATGAAGCACGTGTTGCAAGAACGAAAGCAAAAGAAGGTGGTGTACCTGCTCCTTTTATTGTTGCCTTCAAAAATGGTGTTCGAGTGAAAATTAGTGATGTTGTCAATTAA
- a CDS encoding cysteine desulfurase family protein, which translates to MRIYLDNAATTPLCDDVLEAMLPYLKNNYGNPSSTHQEGRTARAGIERARKIVAQSINASNSEIFFTSGGTEANNTAIKCSVRDLGVTRIISSSIEHSCVFNTVNRMREENIEIELVQLDENGRADLKDLERLLQKNDKKTLVSLMHANNEVGTLNPLDEIADLCTQYGAFFHTDTVQSIGHIPIDVSKTNISFLSGSGHKLHGPKGVGFLYVNKKNSIDAYIDGGGQERKVRSGTENVASIIGLGKALEQAVKYIEERKTQIELVRSYFISELQANFPAIKINGDYAGAYLFTVLNVSFKTDTPVNMLLFKLDLKGISASGGSACNSGAVTVSRVLATLGVPEGYHAVRFSFSHFNTKAEVDYTIAQLKEII; encoded by the coding sequence ATGCGTATTTATTTAGACAATGCAGCTACCACGCCTTTGTGTGATGATGTGCTTGAAGCAATGCTTCCTTATCTTAAAAATAATTATGGTAATCCATCTTCTACGCATCAAGAAGGTAGAACTGCCCGTGCAGGAATAGAACGTGCTCGCAAAATTGTTGCACAATCTATCAATGCTTCTAATTCTGAAATCTTCTTTACTTCAGGAGGAACAGAAGCCAATAATACTGCTATTAAATGTTCTGTTCGTGATTTGGGAGTTACACGTATTATTTCTAGCTCTATTGAGCACTCTTGTGTTTTTAATACCGTTAATCGAATGCGGGAAGAAAACATAGAAATAGAACTGGTACAACTGGATGAGAATGGCCGTGCAGACCTTAAAGATTTGGAGCGTTTGCTTCAAAAGAATGATAAAAAGACATTGGTTTCTTTAATGCATGCCAATAACGAAGTTGGCACGCTCAATCCTCTTGATGAAATAGCCGACCTGTGCACCCAATATGGCGCTTTTTTCCACACAGATACCGTACAATCAATTGGCCATATTCCCATTGATGTATCTAAAACCAACATTAGCTTTTTGTCTGGTTCTGGTCACAAGCTGCATGGTCCTAAAGGAGTTGGCTTTTTATATGTCAACAAAAAAAATAGCATTGATGCTTATATTGACGGAGGAGGACAAGAACGTAAAGTGCGCTCTGGGACAGAAAATGTAGCCAGTATCATTGGTTTAGGAAAAGCATTAGAACAGGCTGTTAAATATATAGAAGAACGAAAAACGCAAATAGAACTCGTTCGCAGTTATTTCATAAGCGAGCTACAAGCTAATTTTCCAGCTATAAAAATTAATGGTGATTATGCTGGTGCTTATTTATTTACGGTATTAAATGTTTCTTTCAAAACGGATACTCCTGTAAATATGCTCTTGTTCAAATTAGATCTAAAAGGAATTAGTGCCTCTGGTGGTTCTGCCTGCAACTCTGGTGCCGTTACCGTTTCTAGAGTCTTGGCTACCTTGGGGGTACCTGAAGGCTATCATGCTGTTCGCTTCTCTTTTTCTCATTTTAATACCAAAGCAGAAGTGGATTATACCATTGCTCAATTGAAAGAAATTATCTAA
- the glmM gene encoding phosphoglucosamine mutase produces MALIKSISGTRGTIGGNTGDNFTAQDIVESTAAYAQWVLKTTQNPLVVVGRDARVSGNIVNQLVSGTLRMMGINVMDLGLSTTPTVEIAVSIEGAGGGIILTASHNPKQWNALKFLNSAGEFISAEDGQEILDFAASGEIEYATIDKLGSYEKAVGYIQKHIDIIFDLELVNTEQVVEKQYKVVVDCINSTGTLSIIPLLEQMGCEVIAINDEMHGRFAHNPEPLPQNLVGLAREVLFHKADLGIAVDPDVDRLAFVTEEGEMFGEEYTLVAIADYILRHQKGNTVSNLSSTQALNEVTLKHGGVYTASAVGEVNVVTTMKATNAIIGGEGNGGIIYPELHYGRDALVGVALFLSFMAESGKPVSHIRRQYPNYTIIKDKIQLTPEINIIELLDKLQEKYQQYPQNTIDGLKIYLNENWVHLRRSNTEPIIRIYTESQSITTAETLANKIKMDMSAILKGDI; encoded by the coding sequence TTGGCTTTAATAAAATCTATATCAGGAACAAGAGGTACCATTGGAGGTAATACAGGCGATAATTTTACTGCGCAAGACATTGTAGAAAGTACTGCTGCTTATGCCCAATGGGTCTTAAAAACCACCCAAAATCCATTAGTTGTAGTAGGTCGAGATGCAAGGGTTTCTGGCAATATTGTCAACCAACTAGTATCTGGCACTTTGCGTATGATGGGGATTAATGTAATGGATTTGGGATTATCGACAACTCCAACCGTAGAAATCGCCGTTTCTATTGAAGGTGCTGGCGGAGGAATCATCCTAACAGCTAGCCACAACCCCAAACAATGGAATGCGCTTAAGTTTTTGAATAGTGCTGGTGAGTTTATTTCGGCAGAGGATGGACAAGAAATTTTAGATTTTGCGGCTTCTGGAGAAATTGAGTACGCTACAATTGATAAACTAGGCAGTTACGAAAAAGCGGTTGGGTACATCCAAAAACATATTGATATTATCTTTGACCTCGAATTGGTCAATACAGAGCAAGTCGTTGAAAAACAGTATAAAGTTGTCGTAGATTGCATCAATTCTACAGGAACGTTATCAATTATCCCTCTTTTGGAGCAAATGGGTTGCGAGGTAATCGCCATCAATGATGAAATGCATGGACGTTTTGCTCATAATCCAGAGCCACTCCCCCAAAATCTTGTTGGTTTGGCTAGAGAGGTGCTATTCCACAAAGCTGATTTGGGAATAGCAGTTGATCCAGATGTTGACCGTTTAGCCTTTGTAACGGAAGAAGGAGAAATGTTTGGAGAAGAATATACTTTGGTTGCCATTGCTGATTATATCCTTAGACACCAAAAAGGAAACACGGTTTCTAATTTATCATCTACGCAAGCACTCAATGAAGTAACCCTCAAACATGGTGGTGTTTATACCGCTTCGGCTGTTGGTGAAGTGAATGTGGTAACGACAATGAAAGCGACGAATGCAATCATTGGAGGAGAAGGCAATGGAGGTATTATTTATCCAGAATTGCACTATGGAAGGGATGCGCTTGTTGGTGTTGCCTTGTTCTTATCTTTTATGGCCGAATCAGGAAAACCTGTTTCTCATATCAGAAGACAATATCCTAACTATACTATTATTAAGGATAAAATACAGCTTACTCCTGAGATCAATATCATAGAATTATTAGACAAACTCCAAGAAAAATATCAACAATACCCACAAAATACAATTGATGGTCTAAAAATATACCTCAATGAAAACTGGGTGCATCTGCGTCGTTCCAACACAGAACCTATTATTAGAATTTATACAGAAAGTCAATCTATTACAACCGCAGAAACCTTAGCCAACAAGATTAAAATGGACATGAGCGCAATCTTAAAAGGAGACATCTAA
- a CDS encoding T9SS type A sorting domain-containing protein, producing the protein MASYYFTCCFLFLTLSLNAQTVNIFIHSSFSGFPDATAINTTYTNIGFSSVNITSSVVDATLTTANYQVAYIVEYYNYSTASPVFLTNTQRQVLEDFISDGGHVVWIAESIDNYISSSVTPPVNANAITTINSIYGTSLSYGPFFNNGGMGSPNMPRIHPSSGPGGLSQQTSVLSSGSYATLLNVPAESKVYTSDFFDNFTFFDACTHTTLALFPAYPTATDGTVIISTELGLPFHSTSTGPFGGPPFVFNTGLDDGIANLHFRLLTNTSMTTINSWANIATNTNPNCPPTTLLPLNFLLNFDVVTTQKQAVRLNWTIKNEHTIQLFTVEHSPNGIDWTPINTQLVTDLEHYNALDQDPFLGISYYRLKLVSHNEDIYYSAIKAINLEQENGSKLLLYPQPVLTTLTVENAVLTPQNWSLWTMTGKEIPLLFLDQRKNSVVIDFSHLSAGVYFLKTSFGTKKIHKH; encoded by the coding sequence ATGGCATCTTATTATTTTACATGTTGTTTTTTATTCCTTACGTTGTCTCTAAATGCTCAAACGGTTAATATTTTTATTCATAGTAGTTTTTCAGGGTTTCCTGATGCTACGGCAATTAATACAACTTATACCAATATAGGCTTCTCTAGTGTGAACATTACATCAAGTGTTGTTGATGCTACGCTCACCACTGCTAATTACCAAGTTGCTTATATTGTAGAATATTATAATTATAGTACAGCGTCTCCTGTTTTTCTAACCAACACACAACGCCAAGTTCTAGAAGATTTTATTAGCGATGGCGGTCATGTGGTCTGGATTGCTGAAAGTATCGATAACTATATATCTAGTTCTGTTACTCCTCCTGTAAATGCCAATGCAATTACGACCATTAACTCCATTTACGGAACAAGCTTAAGTTATGGACCATTCTTTAATAATGGGGGAATGGGATCTCCTAATATGCCTAGAATTCACCCCAGTTCAGGACCAGGAGGCTTGTCTCAACAAACTTCTGTCTTATCATCGGGTAGTTATGCTACTTTGCTCAATGTTCCAGCAGAAAGCAAGGTCTATACTTCTGATTTTTTTGATAATTTCACTTTTTTTGATGCCTGCACGCATACGACGCTTGCTCTGTTTCCTGCCTACCCAACAGCGACAGATGGAACGGTTATTATTAGTACAGAATTAGGCTTACCATTCCATAGCACATCAACAGGACCTTTTGGTGGGCCACCCTTTGTTTTTAATACAGGTTTAGACGATGGCATTGCCAATTTACACTTTAGGTTGCTTACCAATACCAGCATGACAACCATCAACAGTTGGGCTAATATTGCTACGAATACCAATCCTAACTGCCCGCCTACAACCCTGTTGCCATTAAATTTTCTATTGAATTTTGATGTTGTAACGACTCAAAAACAAGCAGTTCGACTAAATTGGACGATAAAAAATGAGCATACAATTCAGTTGTTTACAGTAGAGCATTCTCCAAATGGAATAGATTGGACACCTATAAATACTCAATTGGTAACAGACCTTGAGCATTACAACGCATTAGATCAGGATCCCTTCTTGGGTATTTCTTATTATCGATTAAAATTAGTAAGCCATAATGAGGACATTTATTATTCTGCAATCAAAGCGATAAATCTAGAACAAGAAAATGGCTCAAAATTGTTGCTTTATCCCCAGCCTGTATTAACTACGCTTACGGTTGAAAATGCTGTATTAACGCCCCAAAATTGGAGCTTGTGGACGATGACAGGAAAAGAAATTCCCTTATTGTTTTTAGATCAAAGAAAAAATAGCGTTGTCATAGACTTTTCTCATTTAAGTGCAGGAGTATATTTCTTAAAAACTAGTTTTGGAACTAAAAAAATACACAAACATTAA
- a CDS encoding cupin domain-containing protein, with the protein MFHKKLAQAPEFVAGDHTKLRELMHPLQDHLKIGYSLAHAKVEVGKASLPHRLKSSETYYILEGKGEMYIDDTSLEVGKDDVFLVPANASQYIKNTGDIDLVFLCIVEPYWQEDEEDIF; encoded by the coding sequence ATGTTTCACAAAAAATTAGCACAAGCACCAGAATTTGTAGCAGGCGATCATACCAAACTACGAGAGCTTATGCACCCTCTACAGGATCATTTAAAGATCGGTTATAGCCTAGCACATGCCAAAGTAGAGGTTGGAAAAGCCTCTTTACCCCATCGACTCAAAAGTTCAGAAACCTACTATATTTTGGAGGGAAAAGGCGAAATGTATATTGATGATACCTCATTGGAGGTGGGTAAAGATGATGTTTTTTTAGTGCCTGCCAATGCGTCCCAATATATCAAAAATACAGGCGATATAGATTTGGTATTTTTGTGCATTGTAGAACCTTATTGGCAAGAAGATGAAGAAGATATTTTTTAG